The Syngnathus typhle isolate RoL2023-S1 ecotype Sweden linkage group LG16, RoL_Styp_1.0, whole genome shotgun sequence genome includes a region encoding these proteins:
- the pax9 gene encoding paired box protein Pax-9 isoform X1, with the protein MEPAFGEVNQLGGVFVNGRPLPNAIRLRIVELAQLGIRPCDISRQLRVSHGCVSKILARYNETGSILPGAIGGSKPRVTTPTVVKHIRTYKQRDPGIFAWEIRDRLLADGVCDKFNLPSVSSISRILRNKIGNLGQQGPYESAKQPPQTHSHPPPQPAALSYNHLYSYPSSKVATPPGMPALPGHMAMHRIWPSSHSVTDILGIRSITEQQRAFHWI; encoded by the exons ATGG AACCCGCCTTCGGCGAGGTCAACCAACTGGGCGGCGTGTTCGTCAACGGCCGGCCGCTGCCCAACGCCATCCGGCTGCGCATCGTGGAGCTGGCGCAGCTTGGCATTCGGCCGTGCGACATCAGTCGCCAGCTGCGCGTCTCCCACGGCTGCGTCAGCAAGATCCTGGCGCGCTACAACGAGACCGGCTCCATCCTGCCCGGCGCCATCGGCGGCAGCAAGCCGCGCGTCACCACGCCTACCGTGGTCAAGCACATACGGACGTACAAGCAGCGAGACCCGGGCATTTTCGCCTGGGAGATCCGCGACCGACTGCTCGCCGACGGCGTGTGCGACAAGTTCAATCTGCCGTCCGTCAGTTCCATCAGCCGTATCCTGCGCAACAAGATCGGCAACCTGGGCCAGCAGGGCCCCTACGAGTCCGCCAAACAGCCGCCGCAGACGCACTCGCACCCGCCGCCGCAGCCCGCCGCGCTGTCCTACAACCACCTGTACTCGTACCCCAGCTCCAAAGTGGCCACGCCGCCCGGCATGCCCGCGCTCCCCGGACACATGGCCATGCACCGGATATGGCCCTCGTCGCACTCGGTCACGGACATTCTGGGGATCCGATCCATTACCGAGCAACAAA gaGCATTTCATTGGATTTAA
- the nkx2.9 gene encoding NK2 transcription factor related, locus 9 yields MAVPTKFSFSVRSILDLPECHPKAFPASSSTFSAAQSPFAPINSISSSCISSSSSSSSSSSWMLDSDPSSCMSWDEGSSLEASPDSTKPDEPSADAELPCEALSAAAAAAKKSKKRRVLFSKSQTLALEQRFRQQRYLSGPEREQLARLLSLTPTQVKIWFQNHRYKMKRGRGPSAADDPQQMLHPPLLRRLVVPMPMPLPVPVLLGDGKPFHTAYSLLDGSGGCAQPRTLRLPLAAYPGLQGLVGLQPPAAVALPPRQTHFENPAASRLAWTDLWGDPVHFAPFK; encoded by the exons ATGGCGGTGCCCACCAAGTTCAGTTTTTCCGTCCGGAGCATCCTAGACCTTCCCGAGTGCCATCCGAAGGCTTTTCCCGCGTCCTCCTCAACTTTCTCGGCCGCGCAGTCGCCCTTTGCACCCATCAACTCCATCTCCTCCTCTTGCatctcctcatcttcctcctcgtcttcctcctcgtcgTGGATGCTCGACTCGGACCCAAGCTCCTGCATGT CCTGGGATGAAGGCAGCAGCCTAGAGGCGTCTCCGGACTCTACCAAGCCGGACGAACCGTCGGCGGACGCCGAGCTTCCGTGCGAGGCGCTTTCGGCGGCTGCGGCGGCAGCCAAAAAGAGCAAGAAGCGTCGCGTGCTGTTCTCCAAGTCGCAGACGCTGGCGCTGGAGCAGCGCTTCCGCCAGCAGCGCTACTTGTCCGGCCCCGAGCGAGAGCAGCTGGCCCGCCTGCTCAGCCTGACGCCCACCCAAGTCAAGATCTGGTTCCAGAACCACCGTTACAAGATGAAGAGGGGCCGGGGGCCGTCGGCGGCGGACGACCCGCAACAGATGCTGCACCCTCCACTGCTGCGCAGGCTGGTGGTGCCGATGCCTATGCCGTTGCCGGTACCGGTGCTGCTCGGTGACGGAAAACCCTTTCATACCGCCTACAGCTTACTGGACGGTTCGGGCGGCTGCGCGCAGCCGAGGACGCTCCGCCTACCCCTGGCCGCCTACCCAGGCCTACAAGGCTTGGTGGGCCTTCAGCCGCCTGCAGCTGTGGCCCTGCCACCCCGCCAGACGCACTTTGAAAACCCGGCGGCCTCCAGGCTCGCTTGGACGGACTTATGGGGTGACCCGGTCCACTTTGCTCCGTTCAAGTGA
- the pax9 gene encoding paired box protein Pax-9 isoform X2 — protein MEPAFGEVNQLGGVFVNGRPLPNAIRLRIVELAQLGIRPCDISRQLRVSHGCVSKILARYNETGSILPGAIGGSKPRVTTPTVVKHIRTYKQRDPGIFAWEIRDRLLADGVCDKFNLPSVSSISRILRNKIGNLGQQGPYESAKQPPQTHSHPPPQPAALSYNHLYSYPSSKVATPPGMPALPGHMAMHRIWPSSHSVTDILGIRSITEQQNAEWLAHSEQLCHSTQHPGLPTAHHPSVSLHGVQRHHVGLCDRSHMAAAAAAAAAGQWQL, from the exons ATGG AACCCGCCTTCGGCGAGGTCAACCAACTGGGCGGCGTGTTCGTCAACGGCCGGCCGCTGCCCAACGCCATCCGGCTGCGCATCGTGGAGCTGGCGCAGCTTGGCATTCGGCCGTGCGACATCAGTCGCCAGCTGCGCGTCTCCCACGGCTGCGTCAGCAAGATCCTGGCGCGCTACAACGAGACCGGCTCCATCCTGCCCGGCGCCATCGGCGGCAGCAAGCCGCGCGTCACCACGCCTACCGTGGTCAAGCACATACGGACGTACAAGCAGCGAGACCCGGGCATTTTCGCCTGGGAGATCCGCGACCGACTGCTCGCCGACGGCGTGTGCGACAAGTTCAATCTGCCGTCCGTCAGTTCCATCAGCCGTATCCTGCGCAACAAGATCGGCAACCTGGGCCAGCAGGGCCCCTACGAGTCCGCCAAACAGCCGCCGCAGACGCACTCGCACCCGCCGCCGCAGCCCGCCGCGCTGTCCTACAACCACCTGTACTCGTACCCCAGCTCCAAAGTGGCCACGCCGCCCGGCATGCCCGCGCTCCCCGGACACATGGCCATGCACCGGATATGGCCCTCGTCGCACTCGGTCACGGACATTCTGGGGATCCGATCCATTACCGAGCAACAAA ACGCCGAGTGGCTTGCCCACAGCGAGCAGCTATGTCACAGCACCCAGCATCCTGGCCTCCCGACGGCCCACCACCCGAGCGTCAGCCTCCACGGCGTACAGCGGCATCACGTCGGCCTCTGTGACCGTTCGCATATGgcggccgccgctgccgccgccgctgccggccAGTGGCAGCTGTGA